One Danio rerio strain Tuebingen ecotype United States chromosome 13, GRCz12tu, whole genome shotgun sequence DNA window includes the following coding sequences:
- the ggps1 gene encoding geranylgeranyl pyrophosphate synthase isoform 2 (isoform 2 is encoded by transcript variant 2), translated as MKSKEPLLNGFFWNRTSIYYNCQVIIEVTEMLHNASLLIDDIEDSSKLRRGFPVAHSIYGIPSVINSANYVYFLGLEKVLMLEHPEAVRVFTRQLLELHRGQGLDIHWRDTYTCPSEAEYRAMVLQKTGGLFGLAVGLMQLFSDWKRDLKPLLDTLGLYFQIRDDYANLNSKEYSANKSFCEDLTEGKFSFPTIHAIWSHPESTQVQNILRQRTENLDIKRYCVDYLEKVGSFAYTRQTLLDLEVEAYRLIKELGGNPELEALVEHLSRMYKEPEGGATVSQSK; from the coding sequence gTGATCATCGAGGTGACGGAGATGCTGCACAATGCAAGTCTGCTGATTGATGATATTGAGGACAGCTCGAAGCTGCGGCGGGGTTTCCCAGTGGCCCACAGCATCTACGGCATCCCGTCGGTCATCAACTCTGCAAACTATGTGTATTTCTTGGGCCTGGAGAAGGTGCTGAtgctggagcacccggaggcggTGCGTGTCTTCACCCGGCAGCTGCTGGAGCTGCACCGCGGCCAGGGTCTGGACATCCACTGGCGGGACACATACACCTGTCCCAGTGAGGCTGAGTACCGCGCCATGGTGCTGCAGAAAACCGGAGGCCTCTTCGGGCTCGCTGTAGGCCTCATGCAACTCTTTTCTGACTGGAAACGAGATCTGAAGCCACTTTTAGACACTCTAGGGCTGTATTTCCAGATCCGGGACGACTACGCTAATCTGAACTCCAAAGAGTACAGCGCTAACAAAAGCTTCTGTGAAGACTTGACCGAAGGAAAGTTCTCGTTTCCCACCATTCACGCCATCTGGTCGCATCCTGAGAGCACACAGGTGCAGAATATTCTGCGTCAGAGAACAGAGAACTTGGATATTAAGCGGTACTGTGTGGATTATCTGGAGAAGGTGGGCTCGTTTGCTTACACCCGGCAGACGCTGCTGGATCTGGAGGTGGAGGCTTACAGGCTGATTAAGGAGCTCGGGGGAAACCCGGAACTGGAGGCTTTAGTGGAGCATCTGAGCCGCATGTATAAAGAGCCTGAGGGCGGAGCTACTGTAAGCCAATCAAAATAA